The Psychrobacter raelei genome contains the following window.
GGAATTGACCATTTTCTGCATTGATTGAAAAGGTTTTGTATTCGCGTAGTGTCTCTTTTTCGATTTTGCCATCAGCGTATAGGTTACGGGCCATGAACTCGGTAGGTTTGTTTTCTATGATTTTGGATCTATAAGAGTCGTAGCCTAGGGTTATTTCCCATGCGTTCACTTCTTCATTGAACACGACTTCTTCAAGGCCAAGGTTTTTTATGTCTTCACCTTCGTATAACTGATTCGCAATTTCACGAGCACGTTTGACAGCTTCAGTGACTTCGATCATGTTGTACTCCTTAGTAAATTTAATTCTTATTATATTCTAAGCTAAATATCATCAAGCTTAAGTCTATATATGGTCTTAATGTGAATGACTAAACTTTAACCCGAACTTTCCCTGTCAACAACACCTGCATCAACGCCTTTTTCTCTTGCTGTAAGTCGGCAAGCTGTTGTTCCAGCAATTCGATTTCTTTATCGGTATTGGTTAATACCGCAGCGATTTTTTGTTGTTCTTTGAGGGGTGGTAAGTCTATTTTTAATTTACCTAGCTCACCCAAGTAAATACCTGCTTGAGCAGTAGAATTTGACTTTCTATGAAGCAAGTTAGTGAATTCGCTACTACTAAATAATTGTTTTAAGAATTGGTTATAGGCACTTTGAGCATTAACTCGCATAATGGCTACACTTCTTTGTAGAGTGAACTTCTCAACTAACTCATCAGGTACTATGGCAACTCGACCAAGAGTGCCAACTACAGTTAATAATATATCGCCACTTTTAATTGTATATTTGGCATGTATTTTATTATAGTCTTCCTCGCTAATACGTGGCGCGTCATCAAAATCAACAGTATATTGCTTAGTGATATTTTTGGCTGAAAGCATAGGGATGCCACTCTCATATCTTTTGTGAGTGCCATGAGTACCATCCTTAATGAAATCAGTTATATCCTTTAGTTGAGAACTAACCCACTCACCCTCAAACGGTTTACCATTGTCATCAAGCAAACGCTTTTTACCGGTGAGCAATTGCTGCATCAAGGCTTTTTTCAGCTGTTTGCTGTTATCAATCAAACGCTCAGTGGTATCAATCGCTTTATCCCAAGTGGATAGGATTGTGGCGATTTTTTGTTGTTCGGGTAGGGGTGGAGTAAGTACTTTATAAACTTTTATAAAATCCGTTGTAACACGTCTATGACCAGCAGAGCCTTGCATATTCATCGTGCCTCTAGCCCTAAACGCATTGGTTCTTGTTAGATAGAAAATAAATTGAGGGTCAGATGTTTTCTTAGCCCTAAGTACGTGGAACTCTGTGCTTCCGAACCCAATACCATTAGTCAGGTTATTAACTAATGCCCCTTTCCCATTTTCGAAACAAGGTGTAATTTTGGCAACTAATACATCGTTATCTTTAAATGAAGTAAACCCTTTAGATACTTCATCATAGTTTTTAGTATCTTTAGATATAATACGACCATCTTCAGAGAGCTGACTCATAGAAATGAATGAAACAAAGCAATCATCTGGTTCTGAAGGTTTTCTAGGATTTATTTCACATATTTCATCTAGTTTCTTTATTTTCCATCCATTAGGCACCATAACCAAGCTCCTTAAGATAGTCATCCATCTCACTCTCTAAGCTGGCAAGCTCTGCTTTGAGTGCCAAACGCGCCTCACGCACCGCCACAAGATCAATCTCTGCCTCAGGCTCAAAGGTATCGACATAACGCGGAATGTTTAAGTTAAAGTCGTTCTCTTTAATCTCATCAAAGCTGGCAACATACGCATATTTATCGACAAAGGCGCGGTTGTTATAAGTCTCAATGATTTTTGCTAAATTGTCCTCAGTCAGCTTGTTTTGGTTCGAGCCTGACTCATAATCCGAGCTGGCATCAATAAACAGCACCGACTTATCGGCTTTGTTCTTCTTAAATATTAAGATTGCCGCAGGGATACCAGTACCGAAGAACAGCTTCTCCGGTAAGCCAATCACCGCATCAAGTAGGTTTTCTTCAATCAATTGCTGACGGATTTTGCCCTCAGATGAGCCACGGAACAGCACCCCATGCGGCACAACCACGCCCATACGACCGGTATCGTTCTTTAGAGTTTCAATCATATGAGTGATAAACGCATAATCACCCTTGGTCTTAGGCGGTAGACCACGATGGAAGCGGCCATACTCATCATCGGCGGCATCATCATAACCCCATTTGCTCAATGAAAACGGTGGGTTGGCAGTTACTACATCGAATTGAAGCAGATGGCCTTTATCATCAAGCAGTAGCGGATGACGCAAGGTGTCGCCCCATTCGATACGGTGGTTGTCCTCACCATGCAAAAACATGTTCATTTTTGCCAGTGCCCACGTTGAGCCAATCGCCTCTTGCCCGAACAGCTCATAGTTTTTGCTGCCTGAGTTTTTGCGCGCCATTGCACCGCATTTGATCAGCAAAGAGCCCGATCCGCACGCAGGGTCGCATATCGCATCACCAGCCACAGGATTTAGAATAGTCGCCAGCAAGCTTGATACCTCAGGCGGCGTATAGAACTCGCCAGCACTGGCGCCAGAGTCAGCAGCGAAGTGCTTAATCAAGAACTCATACGCATTACCAATCACATCAAGGCTACCCACACGTGATGGGCTTAGATTGAGCATTGGCTTACCGAAGTCCTCTAGCAGATGACGCAGTAGCTCGTTTTTCTTCTTCTCATTGCCCAAGCGATCGGTGTTAAAGCTGATGTCTTGGAACACGCTTTTTAGCTTATTGCCATTGGCTTCCTCTATCGCGTGTAATGCTTCATCGATACGCTGACCATTACCCGGCTGATGACGCTGCTCGTATAAGTCCCAGAAGCTGGCACCATCGGGTAGCACAAAGCGCTGATTGCTCATCAGCTCTTTTACCAAGTCTGCATCGCCATACTCAGCCATAAGCGTGTCGTGCTCATCTCTATACACATCGGACAAATACTTCAAAAACAGCATGGTTAAGATAAAGTCTTTGTAAGTATCGGCGCTAATCACACCGCGGAAGGTATCACAGGCATTCCAGACGGCTTTGTTAATCTCAGATTGACTGATGGGGGTGCTCATGGATGAGGTGGCGGAAGTCATATAAGGGTCTTTCCTTAAATAAAATGATTTTTAATTATTATCGGTACGGTTAATTGGTGAGTGCATCAAGGCATGTGCGGCTGTTTATTTGTACATTATACGCTGCCTATTTTATGGCGTCAGTTGTACAATTCTGCTGGCAAGCTAACTAGATTGACTTAATAATACTCTTTATTAACAGGATCAAACTTTTTAAGCTTTCTGGTATTGACCGTTTCGATACGCTCGAAGTCATCTGTCGGCTTATCTCCCTTAAAGCTCAGCATGATGGGATAGTATTTGCTACTCTTATCAGGTAGCACACTGTAGGCGACATTGTATCCATAATATAGGGGGGAGCTTGCAGTATATTGACCACCATTGTCAGCACCAGCATCGCCTATATAATAAATATTAATATAGTCATCTTCTGGCAGATGCAGTGCATACCATGAGCTAGATGATTCCCCAAGAGACGAGTAGCTGGTCTTAAAGATACTACCAACTAAATTCACACCTAATGTACGTATGCCTTGCTCGAGGCTAGCACTGTCAACATCGACTCGCCCCCAACTGCTTGAGATTTCAATATCTTGTGGGCTTTGGCTTACCAATTGAAACTGCCCATTATTTAATTTTTTGAAGCTATAAAAGTCTGCTGTGGCTTGACATGCATGACAAGAGATCAAAGTGCCTTCATAATCAATTAATACTTTCTCAATCATCACCAGATAGCGAGGTTCACCGGCAGTATTTTTATACTTAATGCTAGGGTGCATAACAGCAACAATTTGCTCACCATCTTCTTCATATCCAAGACCTATATAGGGCATAGACTCTATATCTTCGTCACTAACGAAAAAATCCGTCATTTCACCAGTATAAAACGCCCGCATCACCTGCTTAAAGCTTAAGTCATGCAGTTTGGTTTGGGCCATTTGCTGCGTTGAAAAACTGGGGGTGGCTGCCATCACCGCAGAGGTAGCCAGACTGCCTAAGCTTAATGCAAGGCTTATGAGTATTTTTTTCATCAAAGTTTCTCTAATTATCATAGGCAATCGCCATAATACAGGACGACCTGAGTTTTCAATAAAAACTCAGTAACAAAGCCAACCTGCCAACCACGCCGCACCATCCATTTGCCAGAACGACAGTACACACCGGCTTTGCTTATCATTTACAAGCAGTTAACATACTTATAATCATAGCAAATAACCCAATTTTTCACACACAAAATCAATAACCTTGCTAAAGTCCTACTGCTAGGCAGAGTTATTGATAACAGCCATGGTTGTTTTGGCCAAATATTTATATACTGAGGGCAACTAGGAGTAATTATTATGATCAAATCTATTTCATCAAAGACAATCACACCGACTCTCAAAGCCAGCTTTATGGCCGCTGCCGTAATGTTCGGTAGCCTAGGCGCGTATGCAGCCGATACCCAAGACGATGCGCCCGATGAGCTGTGTGTCGATATCGCTGCTATGGCGGGCAAGGTAATGCAGGCTCGCCAAGAGGGCGCTACCAAAGCACAATTAAATAAAGTTGCGCAAAAGGCCGATGAAACCTCACAAGCCTTGGCGGCCGGTATCATCGATAAGGCATTCACCGTTAAGCGCTATGAGAACAAAGCCGATCAAGAAGCCCAAATTGATAAATTTATCTCGCAGTACTACAACACCTGCTTTAACGCACTAAATAAAGGCTAAGCGCCCAAGCACACCAAGACACAAGTCGTCTAACGCACATAAGCTGTCTAAAAATAGCCACCATAAAGCGCTATTTTGATTTTGCCTAAATCCATAAGCTCTCTGGGATTTAGGCTTTTTTTGTGCTCAAATAATGTGAGGTGTTAAGCCAAAGCCTAACGCAGCCAAGAGATGACGACTATCATAAGCCAGCCCATGCTCAGTACCCGAGCTGTGGTGCTATAGCCCTCACGCAGTACTAGCCAGCTAAAGATATAGGGAATAAATAAGATACCCAGCAGCAGGCCAAAGGAGACTTTGCGGTACTCGTGATCAGGGTAAGTGCCCTGCGTATCAGTTGCACGAGGAGTACGAGGGGTAGGCGTGGCAGGCGGGCGAGAAGTGGCTGTCGATGGCAGTGCATCGGGCAAATGTAGATCGGGCGAAGATAGAGAAGAGGGCGGTACAGGCGGCGGTGCAGGATGCGCAGTGTCAGCTTTGGCACTGCGAGACTTGGCGCTGCGAGATTTGGCTGGGCCGCTTAACTTCTGAGTATAAGATAAGCCGGTGCCGGGCAGCCCAGTGCTGGCAGTGGTGCCACGCTTACCGATATTGATACGGGCACCTCGGCCACCGACAGAGACACTGGAGATGCCTTTTTTGCCGATATTTAGGCGCACACCAGGTGCAATCTTAATGCTTTTTCTAAATCTAAATCCCATGCCACACTCCCAGCTGTATTTAGACCTTAATGTGTTAATTTAAAAAGACGGCTTGAGGCGACGGCCACCGTTGAGCGCTGCCATCTTAGTCTATTTGGACATAATCCCCTTTTAATACCATATTGCCCTGACATAACAGCCCCAACGCTTGCGGATTGTTGCTATCAATGCTTAGTACATTGTCTTTAAAGCGGAAAAACAGCAGCCCATTGCTGTGATCGGCATCTAATAAGGCAGAGCTGGTGCCGCTATGGATTAAGCTGCTCACTGGGGCGGTATAGATGACACCATGCAGGGCGTCTTGGCCCATTAGCTTGGCTGAGCCGTGGTAAGTACAACTTGAGGCCGCGTCAGTAGTGCTGGTGCTGAGTGCTGGGGTAGCAGAGTCAGTGGTTATGTCGATTTTGATGTCTTTGGCTGGGGTAAATAGCCCAATTTTTTTGACAGTTACGGTTAGATTGGCAGGATGCGCGCCAGAGTGCAGTAGGCTGTAGCGGCCTGAGATCTGCGGGTGTTCGTCGCTATGTTGCATTTGGGTGGCGTGCGTCTGCCCAGCCAGACCAGACTGAGAGTGAGGCTGCACATAACAGCCCGATAAGGATGTGGCGCAGACAGTGGCTAATAACAAGAATTTTAAACCGTTGATACGGGTCACAATCGAACTCATAGACATACCGCCTTACCTGATATAGCGCTTAATTGCGACAAGCAGCATCCTTGCTACTAAAGAATGACGCCGCATGGCACAGAAGCTTGGCTGCTATATAACGTGATCGCTATATGATTGCTCCTAGCCATCGACATGATGAATTAAGCAAGATATTCACTCAACAATTAGCGTGACAAAAAACTACAATAATTAACAATATAAATAAATTAGATTATGCCATAGAATCAAAAATTATTCCCATTTATTGTGGCTAATTACGATATGGTGAGTCATTTTTTTTATGCATATTCTATTTGTTCACTAAGATAGCCAAAATCATCATTAAACATGATCACAGCGTCTTGTTACCATGGCAGCCTAAAATTACTTTTGTATCTAAAAGTATGGTGACTCATGACTACTACTCATGACTACTATGGTTACTCATTACTAAATAGATAGCTCTTAAGTTTTATCCTATAAGTTTGCTAATAAAGGACACAGACCATGGCGATCAGTTTTAAGCTTAGCCAAGCCCCTCTTACCCAAGCTGCCAAGCTTGCCTCTATTACCACAGTGGCGACCCTAGCTTTAGGTCTGGCTGCCTGTGGCAATCAAAAAAACACCGAAACTGAAGGCGCTGATAAAGCAGGTGATACCGCCGCTGCCAGCACAGATGCCCAAGACATCGAGCTACTAAACGTCTCTTATGACGTGGCGCGCGACTTTTATAAAGACTACAACCCCATGTTCATTGAGCACTACAAGTCTGAGCATCCTGGGGTGAATATCAATATCAAGCAGTCGCATGGCGGCTCAAGCAAGCAGGCCTTATCTGTGGCCAATGGTCTACAAGCCGATGTGGCAACCATGAACCAAGGCTCAGACATTGAGCTACTACAGAAAAAAGGCCTTGTGGCAGACACTTGGGAAGACGCTTTCCCAGATCACGCCGTACCTTTTACCAGTACCATTGTATTTTTGGTACGTAAAGACAATCCAAAAAACATCACCACTTGGGAGGACTTAACCAAGCCGGGTGTTGAGATTGTTATGGCCAACCCAAAAGTGACGGGTAACGGCCGTTATGCATTCTTAGGTGCCTATGGCTATGGTCTACATGCCTTTAATAAAGATGAGGACAAAACCAAATCTTTTGTTAAAGATGTGCTAAAAAACGTCAAAGTCTATGAAAATGGCGGCCGTGCGGCAACCACCACCTTTATGCAGCGCAACATCGGTGATGTGCTTATCACTTTTGAAAACGAGTCAAACCTAGCTGCGACTAAATTTGGCAAAGGCCAAGTACAGATCGTGTATCCTAAATACTCTATTAAGTCAGAAAGCCCTGTGGCTGTAGTCAACACAGTGACTGACAAAAAAGGCACGACTGAAGCGGCCACTGAATACCTAAACTACCTATGGAGCGAGCCGGCGCAGCAGTTAGCCGCAGACTTATACCTACGTCCTAGCGTACAGTCTGTTCTTGATGCCAACAGCGATAAGCTACCTCCGATCGAAACCTTCCGTCCAAACGATGTATTCGGTACTTGGGATGAGATTATGGACACCTACTTCAGTGATGGTGGTGTGTTTGATCAATTGGCAGTGAACGCCCCAAAATAAGCGCATCGCTCTAAAAGCCGCTATTTACAAGCCCTTTCAAGCCAGCCATCTATCTAAGATTGCCTGACTTGAAAGGGCTTTTTTGTGCCCAAAAACCACCCGTTTTATATTCCTATTATTCATTAAGATAGATATATTTATCACTAAATATAATAACGAAGCCCTGATAGCATAACCTTATGGTTTTATAACTGTCTGTAAATACACTATTTAATTATAAAGCAGACTCACTTTTTTAAGGACACACGCTTCATGGCAACTTTTAATATTTATCGCCGATCTGCTGCTGTGACGACAGCTGCATTAAGCGCCCAGATTACACCTTCTGCCACAAAAAAATGGGCCAGCGCTGCGCTAATGACGACGCTTGCCTTTGGACTCATTGCCTGTGGTAGCCAAAAACAGACCAATGCCGATGGCAGCGTCAGCACAGTGGACAGTCACAATGTGCAGTTATTAAACGTCTCTTATGACATCTCGCGTGACTTTTATAAAGCGTACAACCCGCTATTTGTGGCGCAGTATAAGGCGGCGCATCCTGATAGCACCATCAGTATTAGCCAGTCGCATGGCGGCTCAAGTAAGCAGGCTTTATCAGTGGCCAATGGTCTACAAGCCGATGTGGTCACCATGAACCAAGGCTCAGATGTGGCGCTGCTTGAGAAAAAAGGCTTAGTGGCCAATAACTGGGCAGAAGCCTTTGACAATCATGCGGTGCCCTTTACCAGTACCACGGTGTTTTTGGTACGTAAGGGCAACCCAAAGCAGATTAAGGATTGGAATGACTTAACCCAGCCTGGTCTTGAGCTGATTATTGCCAATCCCAAGGCGTCAGGCAGTGGCCGTTATAGCTTCTTGGGCGCTTATGGCTACGGCTTACATGCCTTTAATAACGATGAGGACAAGACCAAGGCATTTGTTAAATCGCTTTTGGGTAATGTCAAAGTCTATGAAAATGGCGGGCGTGCGGCCACCACCACCTTTGTGCAGCGCAACATCGGTGATGTGCTTATCACCTTCGAAAACGAAGCCAATTTGGCCGCCAATAAGTTTGGCAAAGGTCAGGTGGAGATTGTCTATCCAAGCTACTCAGTACAGTCCGAAAACCCTGTGGCCGTTGTCACCTCAGTCACTGATAAAAAAGGCACCACAGCGCCGGCTGCCGAGTACCTTGAGTATCTGTGGAGCACGCCTGCGCAGCAGTTGGCCGCCGATCTGTATCTACGCCCAAGCGTAGCATCTGTTCTTGAAGCCAATAGCGATAAGCTACCTGCCATGGATACCTTCCGCGCCAATGATGTATTTGGCAGCTGGGATGAGATTATGAGTAAGTTCTTCGCTGAGGGCGGGGTGTTTGATCAGTTGGCCAGTAGCCAAAATAAGCCGCAATAAGCGACTGCACCATCTGCCTCACTTGTAGCACCGACTTAGCGGCCGCAAAATAACAGCGCCTATCGTGCTAATAACAGTCGGCTCAGGGCGGCAGTTAAGGTGAGCGTAGCCGCCCAGTATATTCCTTTTATTCACTAAGATAGCCTTATTCATCATTAAACTTAATAACCTTGCCCTGTTAGCATGAGCAGCACCATACAAAAGCATGACCCATTTTCATCAATGCAGTGAGACCTTCATGAACCAGTCAGCCCCATCGACAGCTCCTATCCGCAAGCGCTCTTGGCTTACCCGATTGCGTCAGCGCAACGTGTTACCCGGTTTTGGCTTGTCTATGGGTATCACCGTATTGAGCTTATCGTTATTGGTTATTCTACCCTTTGCGATGATGGCTTATACCACCACCCAAATGGGGCTAAGTGGTTTTATTGAGGCCATCAGTCAGCCTCAGGTGAAGGCTGCGATTATTTTGTCACTGAAGATGTCATTTTATGCCATGTTGACCAATATGGTGTTCGGTACCTTGGTGGCGTGGGTATTGGTGCGTTATGACTTCATAGGTAAGTCGCTGATTAATGCCTTGGTGGATCTGCCTTTTGCTTTGCCCACGGCGGTAACTGGTATTTCACTGGCCACCTTGTATGCGCCCAATGGCTTAATCGGTCAGTTCTTTGACAAGGTGGGTATTCAAGTCGCCTTTACCCCCATTGGTATTTGGCTGGCCTTGGTGGTGGTAAGCTTTCCATTTATCGTACGTGCTGTGCAGCCGGTATTAGAGGAGCTGTCAGTTGAGTATGAGGAAGCGGCTGCGGTACTGGGGGCCAATCGCTTGACCACCTTTCGTACGGTGATACTGCCAGAGCTGTTTCCTGCCTTATTGATGGGTGCAGGCATGATGTTTGCACGCGCCACCGGAGAGTATGGCTCGGTTATCTTTATTGCTGGTAATATCCCGATGCAGTCTGAGATTTTACCGCTGATTATTATCAGTAAGCTTGAGCAATTCGATATCCAAGGGGCATCCGCGGTGGCGTTATTTATGCTCATGATCTCCTTTGTCATCTTATTGGCCATCAACCTACTACAGTGGCGTTTGTCTCGCCGTGTCGGGGCTAAATAAGCCGACCTAGGCCAATTTATAGGCCAAGTTATGGGTTAAGTTGTGAGTCAAGTTCAGCCTGCTTTATACAGTACATTCGGATAATTAGGACAGCATATGCAAATCTCAAATGGGTATAACTATCAAGACAATGCCGCCACCCGCGATGCCCCTTGGGTGCGGGCGCTATTTATCGGTATCGCCTCGATATTTATGATTGTGATGCTGGTTATCCCGTTGTTGGCCGTGTTTTATGAGGCATTTAAAGGCGGCTGGGACTTGTATGTGGCTGCGCTTGTAGAGCCTGAAGCGGTCTCTGCCATCAAGCTGACCTTACTGACTGCGGCCATCGTGCTGCCGGTGAATATCGTGATGGGTGTGGCCATTGCTTGGCTGGTGACCCGTTATAAGTTTAAGGGTAAGCAGCTGGTCACCACTTTATTAGACTTACCGTTTTCGGTATCGCCGGTTGTGGCGGGTCTGATGTTCGTGATGCTGTTTGGTCTGAACTCGACCATGGGCGGCTGGCTTGAGTCGATGGGCATTCAGGTGATCTTTGCGGTCCCTGGCATTGTGTTGGCGACCTTGTTTGTGACCTTTCCCTTTATTGCCCGTGAGCTGATTCCTTTGATGCAGTCACAGGGCGACAGTGAAGAGCAGGCAGCATTAACCTTAGGTGCGTCAGGCTGGCAGGTGTTCTGGCACATTACCTTACCCAATATTAAATGGGCGCTGCTGTACGGCATTATCTTAACCAATGCTCGCGCGATGGGTGAGTTTGGTGCGGTGAGCGTGGTATCAGGCCACATCCGCGGTGAGACCAATACCATGCCGTTGTTGGTTGAGATTGCTTATAACGAATATAACTTTACAGCAGCGTTTGCCTTATCAAGCCTACTTGCAGCCTTGGCACTGCTGACGCTTATTGTGCAGCAGATTATGTCAAAATTGCAGACACGCAAATATGCCAAAGGCAATGACCGAGAAGCGATTACCGCGCCCGCTTTGGTGATTCCGGCCACTGAACCGGCCAAAGCGACTGATGCCAAAAACTAAGCCAGCGTAGTTATCATTTAGGCCACAAGTTAAGTCATAAGCCAAGCCATAATAGACCGTTCACTATTACGCTAAGGCTTGCCGCACCGCTATATACACATTAAAAAAATGAGGGTAAAGATGAGCATTGATATTCAAAACGTCCATAAAAGCTTTGGCAATTTTGTTGCCCTAGAAAACATCTCGCTAAGCGTACCAACCGGTAAGCTGACCACGTTATTGGGCCCCTCAGGCTGC
Protein-coding sequences here:
- a CDS encoding restriction endonuclease subunit S; protein product: MVPNGWKIKKLDEICEINPRKPSEPDDCFVSFISMSQLSEDGRIISKDTKNYDEVSKGFTSFKDNDVLVAKITPCFENGKGALVNNLTNGIGFGSTEFHVLRAKKTSDPQFIFYLTRTNAFRARGTMNMQGSAGHRRVTTDFIKVYKVLTPPLPEQQKIATILSTWDKAIDTTERLIDNSKQLKKALMQQLLTGKKRLLDDNGKPFEGEWVSSQLKDITDFIKDGTHGTHKRYESGIPMLSAKNITKQYTVDFDDAPRISEEDYNKIHAKYTIKSGDILLTVVGTLGRVAIVPDELVEKFTLQRSVAIMRVNAQSAYNQFLKQLFSSSEFTNLLHRKSNSTAQAGIYLGELGKLKIDLPPLKEQQKIAAVLTNTDKEIELLEQQLADLQQEKKALMQVLLTGKVRVKV
- a CDS encoding type I restriction-modification system subunit M → MTSATSSMSTPISQSEINKAVWNACDTFRGVISADTYKDFILTMLFLKYLSDVYRDEHDTLMAEYGDADLVKELMSNQRFVLPDGASFWDLYEQRHQPGNGQRIDEALHAIEEANGNKLKSVFQDISFNTDRLGNEKKKNELLRHLLEDFGKPMLNLSPSRVGSLDVIGNAYEFLIKHFAADSGASAGEFYTPPEVSSLLATILNPVAGDAICDPACGSGSLLIKCGAMARKNSGSKNYELFGQEAIGSTWALAKMNMFLHGEDNHRIEWGDTLRHPLLLDDKGHLLQFDVVTANPPFSLSKWGYDDAADDEYGRFHRGLPPKTKGDYAFITHMIETLKNDTGRMGVVVPHGVLFRGSSEGKIRQQLIEENLLDAVIGLPEKLFFGTGIPAAILIFKKNKADKSVLFIDASSDYESGSNQNKLTEDNLAKIIETYNNRAFVDKYAYVASFDEIKENDFNLNIPRYVDTFEPEAEIDLVAVREARLALKAELASLESEMDDYLKELGYGA
- a CDS encoding DUF4236 domain-containing protein; protein product: MGFRFRKSIKIAPGVRLNIGKKGISSVSVGGRGARINIGKRGTTASTGLPGTGLSYTQKLSGPAKSRSAKSRSAKADTAHPAPPPVPPSSLSSPDLHLPDALPSTATSRPPATPTPRTPRATDTQGTYPDHEYRKVSFGLLLGILFIPYIFSWLVLREGYSTTARVLSMGWLMIVVISWLR
- a CDS encoding sulfate ABC transporter substrate-binding protein → MAISFKLSQAPLTQAAKLASITTVATLALGLAACGNQKNTETEGADKAGDTAAASTDAQDIELLNVSYDVARDFYKDYNPMFIEHYKSEHPGVNINIKQSHGGSSKQALSVANGLQADVATMNQGSDIELLQKKGLVADTWEDAFPDHAVPFTSTIVFLVRKDNPKNITTWEDLTKPGVEIVMANPKVTGNGRYAFLGAYGYGLHAFNKDEDKTKSFVKDVLKNVKVYENGGRAATTTFMQRNIGDVLITFENESNLAATKFGKGQVQIVYPKYSIKSESPVAVVNTVTDKKGTTEAATEYLNYLWSEPAQQLAADLYLRPSVQSVLDANSDKLPPIETFRPNDVFGTWDEIMDTYFSDGGVFDQLAVNAPK
- a CDS encoding sulfate ABC transporter substrate-binding protein, with the translated sequence MTTLAFGLIACGSQKQTNADGSVSTVDSHNVQLLNVSYDISRDFYKAYNPLFVAQYKAAHPDSTISISQSHGGSSKQALSVANGLQADVVTMNQGSDVALLEKKGLVANNWAEAFDNHAVPFTSTTVFLVRKGNPKQIKDWNDLTQPGLELIIANPKASGSGRYSFLGAYGYGLHAFNNDEDKTKAFVKSLLGNVKVYENGGRAATTTFVQRNIGDVLITFENEANLAANKFGKGQVEIVYPSYSVQSENPVAVVTSVTDKKGTTAPAAEYLEYLWSTPAQQLAADLYLRPSVASVLEANSDKLPAMDTFRANDVFGSWDEIMSKFFAEGGVFDQLASSQNKPQ
- the cysT gene encoding sulfate ABC transporter permease subunit CysT; amino-acid sequence: MNQSAPSTAPIRKRSWLTRLRQRNVLPGFGLSMGITVLSLSLLVILPFAMMAYTTTQMGLSGFIEAISQPQVKAAIILSLKMSFYAMLTNMVFGTLVAWVLVRYDFIGKSLINALVDLPFALPTAVTGISLATLYAPNGLIGQFFDKVGIQVAFTPIGIWLALVVVSFPFIVRAVQPVLEELSVEYEEAAAVLGANRLTTFRTVILPELFPALLMGAGMMFARATGEYGSVIFIAGNIPMQSEILPLIIISKLEQFDIQGASAVALFMLMISFVILLAINLLQWRLSRRVGAK
- the cysW gene encoding sulfate ABC transporter permease subunit CysW; the protein is MQISNGYNYQDNAATRDAPWVRALFIGIASIFMIVMLVIPLLAVFYEAFKGGWDLYVAALVEPEAVSAIKLTLLTAAIVLPVNIVMGVAIAWLVTRYKFKGKQLVTTLLDLPFSVSPVVAGLMFVMLFGLNSTMGGWLESMGIQVIFAVPGIVLATLFVTFPFIARELIPLMQSQGDSEEQAALTLGASGWQVFWHITLPNIKWALLYGIILTNARAMGEFGAVSVVSGHIRGETNTMPLLVEIAYNEYNFTAAFALSSLLAALALLTLIVQQIMSKLQTRKYAKGNDREAITAPALVIPATEPAKATDAKN